The following nucleotide sequence is from Hyphomicrobiales bacterium.
CGTCAGGCCGTTCTTGACCGACGTGAAGGTGTTCTCGATCTCGGTGCCGACTTCGCCGACGATCGTGATGATCGCAACGCCGATGAGAGCGGCGATGAGGCCGTACTCGATGGCGGTCGCGCCGGACTGGTCCTTGCGGAAGCGTGCAAACAGAGCCTTCATGGGTATCTCCCGTACCTGGATACTACACTGCAGTGTCCGGGGCGCCCGACTGCGAATTGGATGCGTCACCGAACTGAGGGCGACCCTAGTCCTCCACCTCTAATGGAAGTTTAATTTGACAGCTGCACGACTCGGATTGGTAAATGAGTTCAATATGTTCGACCCACCCTGCCACGTCCGGCCCCACCCCATGCCCCCCCGCACGTGTCCTCGCCCTGCATCGAGACACTCGTTTGCAATTCATTCATCTATTTGCGCTCCAATGGCGCAAGCTCCACTCGCAACCCAAAGGCTCAGCCATGCTGTCGGCACGCGCAATTCGCTCCCATCTACTGTCGGCCTGCCTGGGCGCCACCGTCCTCGCCGCCGCCGCCACGTTCCATCCGGCATCCGCGATCGAGAACGTCGGCCTCTTCGACGACTTCCTGGTTCAATACGATCAGGTCGAGCTGATGCGCCTCGACGAGGACGTCGCCGATATCATCGTCGGCAATCCCTCCATCGCGGACGTCACCATTCAGAGCGGCCGTCTCCTCATCGTCACCGGAAAGACCTTCGGCGTCACCAACCTCATCGCGCTCAACAACGCCGGCCAGGTCATCATCAACCGTCGCCTCGTCGTGCGTGCCGACGACCAGAAGGTGGTCCACCTCAATCGTGGCGCCCTTCGCGAGACCTACAATTGCGCTCCCAAGTGCCAGTCGATCCTGACCGTGGGTGATGAACAGAGCTACTACTCGCGCATCGCAAAGGCGGCCGAGGACAAGTTCAAGGTGTCCGCGACGGTCGTCGAGGCCGGACAGGGCGGCGACTGATCGCCCAGCCGGACTGTTGATTTCCGCACCCGCCACGAGGGGGGCAGCCGGTTCGCCGCTGCCCCCTCTGGCTTTCATGGTCCTGCGATGACACCGCCTGGCATGCACCTGGCATGCGCTCCGCATGCCCTCCGGTTGCCCCCTGGCGAGCGCGAGAAAAAAAATGGTAAACTCCCC
It contains:
- a CDS encoding Flp family type IVb pilin, which encodes MKALFARFRKDQSGATAIEYGLIAALIGVAIITIVGEVGTEIENTFTSVKNGLT